From the Alphaproteobacteria bacterium genome, the window TATTCCCGTAATAAATGCCATATCCGCGAGCCTGTAAAAGCGTGATATAAACGCCAGCCGTCGCGTTATTCTCAATCGAATAATAAACCGTGTCACCGTAGTATGTCGCCGTCACTACTACGTTTGCGGTGTAGTTTGTGCCACTTCCATCACTGGCCGCATTTGCAAGGTAATCCGTAGTTGCTACGGGTGTCTGCATGTTCGTACCTGATACCTGAGACAGGCCGGAAGGGTCTGTGTAATGCGCTGAAAATTCAGCCGTTTTGCCGGAAGGGATAAAGAGCGGAGTACCCAGCTTGTAAAGCACTTTCAACGATGTATCAGTTATAACGGGGTGGGCGCGGATAATGGAGGCATTCAATAATCCATCTTCGGGCAATAAAATATTATGCTCTTCCATATCCGCATGGATAGCCGCGTCCTCGTATGCGCCTTCGTTCCCTATAATCTTCGTACCATCCTCTGCAAGAATGAAAGTGTTATCTTCTGCGAGGATATAAGAGTCTGTGTCGCTTACTACCCAAACTTGATCCAACGCCCGCCAGCCTTGACGGGATAGCATATTTTCGGCAACGAGTGTACCGTCTTGCTTGACGTAGATGTATCCTAGCTCTGAGTTTGCCAACTTCGTAAATTCCGATAATGCCATTGTCTTTCTTTGCACGTTATCGAATACAGCGGGGAAAGTAAATGAACCGGTCGCAAATTCGGTATCCTCTGGTTGAATGGATAACCGCGCAAGTATCAACGCCATTGCTTCATCAATGCGCTTGTTTAGCGCGATTGTTGCGCCCTTCATCGGATAATTTACAGGGACGTACATCCAGTCAACTGCCATAACCCGCGTTTGCTCATTGCCCCAATTTTTATCATCTGAGTCAATGGACATAATGCGACCCGTCCATATTTCTTCTGTGATACCCTTAAACGTACCCATGACGCGGATTTTTGTGCCCTTGTTAAAGCCTGTCAGGGTGGACAATCCGCGCACAGCATCCCCACCCATAGGCGAGAAGTATTTACTCTTATTATTCAGGGTGATATTGAGAGTACCAAGAGCCGCAACCCGTTGGTCAGGTTTCCATCCGCCTAATCCATTATTGCCAGCAATATCACCGACAACATAAGCGGATATGTCCACCCATGCGGAGCCGTTATAGTATTCGGTAGTGATCGCGTCAAGATACGCTTCGACTGTCATTAGTCCCGCGCCTTTGCAAACTCAACCGCAAGGATAGCCGCGAGTTTATAGTAATCAAATCCCATGCTTGCAGAGGCTTGATTATTATTGACTTGCGACCCACTAGGAAGATTGAGTAATTCCGGCCCGCGCTCTCCTACCCATGTGAGGCCGGAGGCAGGCCCGCCGGATGCGCGACGATTTGCGCCGCTTGTCTTTGGGGGTGTCTGAAAAGCAGATCCGTATCCCTGATAAGGTGTGTAGCCTGCGGGGGTTGAAAGGTTCTGCTTGCCCGCGATTACATTCAGCATATCAATGGTTCGCTGTAATCCGTTATTAAAGAAATTCCAAGTTGCGGTCAGTCCTTGAAGGATAAGGTCAATCGCCTGTAAAGCCGTGATACCGATGGCTTTCCAGTCCAGTATCAGTCCTTGACCTTCGCCGCCGAATACAATATTGAAACGGTCAGAAATTGCGGTAAGCAACTCATTCCAGTGTTGCTTTATCATGGATGTCTCAAATTGGCTTGATTGTTGGAAGTCAGCAAATCCCGTTTTCATATTGTCGGTAAATTGATTCCATGCGGGGATACCTTCATTGATAACCCAATCCGAAATACGCATGAGGCTATCCATGAGCGGTTGAATGTCAATACCCGTAAAGGCTTCAAAGTCTGCAAAGAACTTGTCCCAATTACCTGTATTGATACCCAATGCTATATCGCTTGCCAGCGTGCCGAGCTTCTCGCCAATGTTGCGGATACCGTCCGCTATCCACGGGGATTGAACCCAATCAATAAAGGTTTTGAGTAATTCACTTGCACCGGGGAGCAATGGCCCCGTGAAAGCGTTTGAAAGTCCTGTAAAGGTGAGTTGTACTTCATTCAAATTGCGCTGAAAGTCTTCGTACTGGTTTGGGTCAAGGGATAAGCCCAAAGACTCAACCTTACGCTTAACTTGATCTATCCCGCCCTCTTTTGCAAGCGTGTCGAATACGTCTACCAGTTTCGCGCCTGATTTGCCGAATACATTTGTGAGGAAGTCTACCCGCTCGGTTTGCGTCCCAAACTCGGCATACTTCGAGGCAATATCATTCATTAAATCGGATTGGTCGCGTACATTCCCGCCCGCGTCTTTGATACTGATACCGAAGTCCTCCAACGCTTTTCCTGTTGTAGACAATTCGCCGGAAGAGTCTAGTAAGCCCTTCGCCATGATGACCGTCGCATTTGAGAGGGTGTCAATTTCAACGCCTGCTTTTTTCGCAACAAAAGACCATGCCGCTAGTTTATCGGTACTCATTCCAGTAACGTCGCCGAGTTGGTCAAGTCCTTCAGCCCATTCCTGTGTTCTTTCTACGGCTCCAGACACAAGGCCAGTAATAGCCTTGATACCTTCGAGCAACATGCCAGTGTTGAAACTGATGGGGATAACTAGACCTTCAAGCTGCATTACTTCCTCGTTTTATTCCGCTTTGAAGCGGCCTTGATAATGTCCATGTTGGCTTTCATTTGTGCGGGCGATTGCTCGCGTGATTTTGCCTCGCCCCAATAGTCATGGATAAGATCGGCTATATTCGGCAACTGCTTCACACGTCCAAGCATAAGGGCTTGTATAACCTCTGCGGTTCGTAAATCGGCTCTTTCCTCTGGGAAAGGTTCGGTTGCATAAATGGCTTGCCAATAAACGTATTCGCTCGCGTCCATTCCTGCGAGCATTTCAGCAACGCTTCGCCAGCCTAAGACGCGGCAGAGTTGGAAGTCAAAACGTCCGTTTTTTTTAGCTCGTTTACCGCGTCCTCAACGGCTTTACTGCCTAGCCCGTTGAAAGCGAAGATTTCTTTGGTAAGTTGACTAATGATGGAAGTCGGCAATAATCCAATATCGTCAGGCGATAACACAGGGTCAACTATGGATGTAGACACAAGCCCGAAAATTTCCGCGCTCTGCATGTCCTTCCCGCGTAACTGAAACGCCTCGGAGGCAGTAAGCGCACGAATAACCATAGACCCGCCCTCTATGGTTATCTCTTTTGTACGTGCTTTTATCAGGTCGTCACGCGTCCACATACTACGAACTCAAGTCCAGAGAGTCAGATGGGCGGAAAGTGATTTCAGCCTTAAGTACTTCGGGCTTGCTCGCGTCTGCGGTTAGAGGCTTGATCGCCGTCGGGATCGCCTGAAAACGTTGTGTGCTGTTGTCAGGGTAAGTGATGGTATAAGCCGCCTTTGTCCCTGCGACAAGGTCTGTAACGATGGTGGCAATATTCGCCATGTCATAATTGATCGTCGCTTTGAACTCGCCCATTTCGCGGAGTTTGCCGGAGATGAATTGACGCACGCCGCCGGAGCTGTGATTCGTGCTTTCAACTGCGGGGTTGGAGTATTCGGGCGGGTCGATTGATACCAACTCGCCAATTGAAGTTGTGGCCTTCTTAAGCAGAGTGCCGTAATTGGTTGTGTTTGCCATTTCTACACCTCATTCCATACATAAAATTCGACGATGCGCCGATATAGCGCGGATTCTTCGTCGATAAAATCGCTGATTGTTTCAGCTACGATCAATTCGATATTTGTTTGATTTAGGTCAAGCGCGGCTTTCACGCTATCGGCTAGGGTGATTGCGGCGGCGTAGGTATTTGCCCAACATGACACCTGCAAGCGGCGGCGTACCATGTCGTTACCGCCATGATGACGGGCGGTAACTTCGCTGATAAATTGATAGCATCCACCCGGAAGGGTTGCGCCCTGCTTTGGCATACTGAGCGGGTAAAACGTCCCCACGCTTGCCAGCTTTCCAGCGATTACGGATTCAATGGTCATTTCGTTATGTCCCTGAGATTAGCCGTTACACTGTCCACAACTGCAGAGAGGGCGGCCAACTCTTCAGTATCAAGCGCATTTCGCAAGAACGGTTGAGCGGGAACGTATGAGCCGCTTCGGGTGTAATGTCCGAACTCAACATAGGAGGCGTAAGGGGCTTCAAATCCGACTTCAACATCATTACCGTTTTTTGAGACAAAAACGGTTGATTTTAGATAGCCAGAATCAACTGGACAATTACTTTCCGCCTTTACCGCGATTACTAACGCGCCCTCTGCAAGATCATCAACGGTGAAAGCCAGTCCTACCGCTTCGAGTTGCGCTTTGAGTTTGCTCATTCCTGCGATTACTGCGGGCATTAGATGGATACCTTTTTGAGTGGGACAATCTTCACATTACGCCCGAGTTGCACGCCGTCTACCGAGTACGTCACGCCGTCACTAATTACCTTGTACCCTACTTGTACCGCCTGAGACATTGCGACACGTAAAACCGCGTCAGCATCAATGGTGACAATCTCGCCTCTGTAGTTGCGATATTCCTTTTGGGTCATAAGCCCACAAGTTACCAAAGTCCCAGAGTCAAAAGAATCGGTCATTTGACCTAAACTATCGGACGCGCTTGTACGGGCGTAAAGGGTCACTTGATCGTTGAAACTCTCGCCCTGTGTAACGGTCATGCGTGCGACTTCGGCGGCGGTGAGACTTCTCATGCAACCCAATCCGCGTGATCGTCATTTGTTGAGTACCCAATGGCGTAATTGGATGAATAGACAACCGCGTCAGTGATTGCATTATTGAGATTATTGCGAATCATCTCGGCCTGTTGGCTTCGTGAGTAGCTCGCGCCGTCCGCGCTGAAATTGTAATCAAGAGATACATCATTTAGAGCCTGCCGCCATACTGCCACGTCAGCGATTGCATGTAACTTTTTCGCGTCCGTCGCCTCGGCTTCGGTTGCAACGCCGTACAATTCGAGCGTCTTGTCCGTGATCGCTACAAGTTGAACACTATCCGACCATCCGAGTTGTGTTTTGATCTGCGAGAAATTAGCGGTTATATAGTCAGCGAGTGCCATAGATACCTTTCACCCGCCGAGTGTGGAGGTCACCCGGCGGGCTTTTCAAAGGAGTATAATTATCGGGTGCGTACCAAGCCCGAAGGATTAGAATAGGTAGTTTGATGTCCACCGTCAAGGATTGCAGCGGAGTGACGGCCCCAAACGCCAAAGCCAATTTCAGCCTCGTAGGTCTGAGCGGACAACGGATGAGCATTGAACTCCGCAACCAAGCGGAGGCCATTCAGCGCGGTGAACTTGTCAACGCGGTGAACAATCGGCTTCATCGGAGCGTCAACGGCGTTTGCCATGTAATAGCCGGAAGGAATCCACGAGCGAGTAATAACAGGATAACCAGCCCAATAACCCACGAGTTTATTCGCAGGGTCTTCGCTTGCTACCTGAGTTTCAATCGTGCCGGAAGTGCGACCCGGTACAGCCAACACACCCAAAGTAAGAGCGGTGAATTTGGTTGACGCAAGGCCAGTGAGGGTTGAAACGTTGGCTTGATTGATTACCAACTGGACATTCGTCAACCCGTGTTCAGTCACGTTGGCAATGAGTGCATCAATGTCGGTGTAAGCGAGAGCCGCGCCATCCGTACCAGCGTAGTGATTATGGGTAGACTTCGTGAAAGCAGTTCCATCCGGGGCGTTCGGAATCGCCATACCATCGGCATTCAAAAGGCGTTTGACAGCCAATGTCGTACCGTCGCCGAACTTGTCCACAAAACTGTAGTTGGCTTTGCCAAAGAGAGCCGCTTTCAACTCGTTACGGAAGCGGGTCACATAGGCAGTTTGAAAGCCGAGTACGCGGGTTGCCATATCGGCGGGGGTAGCGCGTGCCATGAAATCAGCAGTCCAGCCAGTCGAGCGGCTAAACTTGCGGAGTGGGAAATCGATTTCCTCGCCCTGTGTGTCCTTCTGGGTGCGAGCCACGCCGGTTTCGTCAACTTCGAGCATCTCGCCCTCTTCGGATGCGCCATAAATGCGGCGTACATCGGAAGTGGTTTCAGCGATCATACCGATTTGATCGGCTACCTGAGCATTCAGCCAGTCCAAATGGGCTTGAATAGCGCGGGCAATGTTGTCAAATCCGAACTGAGAAGCGGGAACGAAACGCTGTGCTAGTAAATCCTCAAGGGAGTAAGTGCCAGTATATTTATTCATGTCTGCTCTCCCTTATGCTACAGCGGCACGAAGTCCGGGAGGCGCAATGACGATAATCTCTTTGTCAGAGATCGCCATAGCGACGGGAGTCGTTCCAGTGGTTTCAAGTTGATTGGTTGCGCCGACATAAAAACGAGTGCCGGGGGTGTACGCGTCTGAATCTTCCAGCCATTCCATAATCAGGCCTAAGCCTTTAATGGTGCAGGGAAGTCCGCCGTCACTGTCATTTGCGGACATGGCAAAACCGTCAAACGCCAATTCATTTGTAGAATCGTCGGTTGCGGGGCGGATCGCGCCGTTACTGTCAATAAAGACAGGGGCGAGCTTTTCAAATGCAAGACCGGGGCCAGCCGTCAGCAATTCAGAAATATTTACACAAGTCTGTGCGCTGATGGTGTCATACCCGGCTTTGGTTGATTTTACAACTGCGGCCATAATTTACCTCATACAATATTGATCGTTTTCTTTTGCCCGCCGTGTGTGTCACGGCTTGAAGGCAAGGGAGGGATTTCCTTTTTCGTGATTACGTTGGCCGGGTCTGACAACCATTCTAACTGAGCAACGGGTGAAAGATTATCCAGCAACTTAATCAGCGGATCGGGTAAATCCTTACGCAAGGCTTCCACCTTTTCGGCGGCGGCTTCGTTTGCGGCTTGTTCTTTCGCTTCAATAGTGGATTTGAATCCGATGTACTCGGTTTGCAATTCCTTGTATTTCGCGTCATGCTTTCGCCGCTCTTCAGCCAGTAGCTTATTTACTTCGGATTGTGTGAGGGTTTTTTCAGTCGATTTTGTACCCGGTGACTGTTCCGGTTCCTTCACTTCGGTTTCTTGCTCGGTGGTTTCCTTGCTTGTTTCTTCGGCCATTTATCCTCTTTTCGGCTAGAGTAAGCCGCTCCCCTGTTTTGTTTGTACAAATGCTTTGCAATACCTTTTCACAATATACAACAAAACCCCACTTTTTACAAGTGGGGTGATTATAGAATGGCGGTGCTTCGTTGCTGTTTATCTGTACTTTTCTAAATACTTTTCGGCCTTTCTTACTAAATCAACATCCTCCAGTAAAGATAATACCCTATTATTGCAAGCAACACACAAAAGACCTCTGACATACTTCCTTTTTTCTTCTGGTGGCATTTTTGAATAACCATCAACGTGCTTGTGGTCAATCGCAAATCCAGCCTTTCCGCTTGCAAATATCCTACCGCCCGTTTCTGTTTTCCCGCAAATACCACATTTACCGTCTTGACTAGCAAGCATTTCATTATATTCTGCAAGCCTTATTCCATAATTCCAATAATATCTTTGATCTTTTTCGTTCAAAAACTTCTTCGGACGTCCGTTTGGATTACCAGAAAACCCTTTCACGAATCTTTTACCAATTGGCATTTTCTTCATTTTTCCTCTAATAGAAATCGCCCACACAAAACGGGCAAGCGTTTCATGCGGGCGAAGTTCACAGATTATTATGGCGACTCTTGCCAGTCACAATGAGTCTATTTTACCACATTCTAATATTTCTTATCTTGTCATAATTGCGCTAAGGATAAAGATAAAAAAGAAGATCGTGACAATCGTTATAGATACAAGTTTCATCGTGTCTTTGAAGTCTTGTACCTGCTTCCTAAGTATGGCGTGATTTCTTTCCTCCTCCTCGCGCTGGAAGTTGCGCCTTACGCTGAAAGTCTCGCCGCCCTCTTGCGTGTGTTCGTGTGTTTCGTCCTTCCATGTTTTCATTTTGCCTCCTATCCTAATCCGTAATGAGTTTCTATCAGCCGCCTTACGTCCGTTTCCTTCGCCGTGTCACCGTCCAGCCTGTACCCGTCAAGGATGGCAATGGCGTTATCCAGTTCCTTGATAGTCCCACGGATAAAACTAACCATGTTTTTCTTGCGAAAGTGATCGTCATACGCCGCCTCCCATACTGGCGTGATTGCCTTTATCTTCTGAAATGGCGTAAGGGCTTCCAGATGTCCTTCGCTCTTGACGGCGGCAACTTCGGCGGCGTTCAAATTCTCTTGCAATGTCCGCTTTCGCATTTCAAGCCGTGAGCGGTAACCTTGATCGAAGTCCTCATAAGCGTAGTGTTTTCCAGTCAGTAAGCCGGAGCCCGGAGCCGTGATACTCATACCCATCCCTCGCCCGTACCCTATCCAATATTCGATGCAAGCCCGCTGATGTGCGTATTCAGTACCGCTTTCGGCCTCAAATCCGTATAATTCTATGCTCTCGTACTTGTGAAGGATTGCATAGAAAAGCATGTGAGCAAGTGTACTAGTCAGGTAAGGATTTTCGGGTAATGGCATTTTCAAGCATCCCGGCGCGTCCTCGTTCATGTCTTGCATGATGATCGTCTTTCCCTCCCGGTGTTGTGGTACGGTATAAACGCCATACTCGCAAAACGGACAGGGTACTTCTTTCCCTTCGTTGTATGCTTTCCCCTCCCCTTTACAGTACAGACATTGCCCGCTTTGCGCCTTGATATACAGCGGGTGGTTTGGGTCACTAATGTTATTCGGCCTATCCCAATCCCATCGCGGATGTATCTGGAAAAGCACGTCATACCGCTTAAGCCAATCCTTCGCCGGGGCTTCGTTTAGTGTCCATATTTTCTCGTCAGAGTCCCACGGGATCGCGGCGCGGGTGCGCGGGTTCATTCCTACCATTACAATCTTTGTCATTTTATTTCCTTTATCTGCCTAACGGTTAAGCGTTACTGGCGGGGCGGTATAGGCAACCCATGCCGGTATGATGCTCGATTGATGTGCCAC encodes:
- a CDS encoding DUF3168 domain-containing protein, whose amino-acid sequence is MTIESVIAGKLASVGTFYPLSMPKQGATLPGGCYQFISEVTARHHGGNDMVRRRLQVSCWANTYAAAITLADSVKAALDLNQTNIELIVAETISDFIDEESALYRRIVEFYVWNEV
- a CDS encoding HK97 gp10 family phage protein, encoding MPAVIAGMSKLKAQLEAVGLAFTVDDLAEGALVIAVKAESNCPVDSGYLKSTVFVSKNGNDVEVGFEAPYASYVEFGHYTRSGSYVPAQPFLRNALDTEELAALSAVVDSVTANLRDITK
- a CDS encoding endonuclease VII domain-containing protein — its product is MKKMPIGKRFVKGFSGNPNGRPKKFLNEKDQRYYWNYGIRLAEYNEMLASQDGKCGICGKTETGGRIFASGKAGFAIDHKHVDGYSKMPPEEKRKYVRGLLCVACNNRVLSLLEDVDLVRKAEKYLEKYR